Proteins from one Streptomyces genisteinicus genomic window:
- a CDS encoding S1 family peptidase, whose protein sequence is MKIKRLSPLGGTTRGARLIAVASALVAASALAAPSAMAEAAPAKATVAQLAQAGEAVLDADVAGTAWYTDQATGKVVVTVDSTVSAAEIATIKKEAGDRAGDLTIKRTEGTFDKLIAGGQAIYAGGGRCSLGFNVRSGSTYYALTAGHCTEIGSTWYTNSANTTVLGSRAGTSFPTNDYGLIRHSNASAADGRVYLYNGSYRDITTAGNARVGQSVQRSGSTTGLHGGTVTGLNATVNYGGGDIVYGMIQTNVCAEPGDSGGPLFSGTTALGLTSGGSGNCSSGGTTFFQPVTEALSAYGVSVF, encoded by the coding sequence GTGAAGATCAAGCGCTTGTCCCCCCTCGGTGGCACGACCAGAGGCGCCCGGCTGATCGCCGTCGCCTCCGCTCTCGTGGCCGCCTCCGCGCTTGCAGCCCCCTCGGCCATGGCCGAGGCCGCCCCCGCGAAGGCCACCGTCGCCCAGCTCGCCCAGGCGGGTGAGGCGGTGCTCGACGCCGACGTGGCGGGCACCGCCTGGTACACCGACCAGGCCACCGGCAAGGTCGTCGTCACGGTGGACTCGACCGTCTCCGCCGCCGAGATCGCGACGATCAAGAAGGAGGCCGGCGACCGCGCGGGCGACCTCACGATCAAGCGGACCGAAGGCACCTTCGACAAGCTCATCGCCGGCGGCCAGGCGATCTACGCGGGCGGCGGACGCTGCTCGCTCGGCTTCAACGTCCGCAGCGGCAGCACGTACTACGCCCTGACCGCCGGTCACTGCACCGAGATCGGCAGCACCTGGTACACCAACTCCGCGAACACCACGGTTCTCGGCAGCCGCGCCGGGACGAGCTTCCCCACCAACGACTACGGCCTGATCCGCCACTCCAACGCCTCGGCCGCCGACGGCCGGGTGTACCTCTACAACGGCAGCTACCGCGACATCACCACGGCCGGCAACGCCCGCGTCGGCCAGTCGGTGCAGCGCAGCGGCTCCACGACCGGCCTGCACGGCGGCACCGTGACCGGCCTCAACGCGACCGTCAACTACGGCGGCGGCGACATCGTCTACGGCATGATCCAGACCAACGTCTGCGCCGAGCCCGGCGACAGCGGCGGCCCACTGTTCTCCGGCACCACCGCGCTGGGCCTGACCTCGGGCGGCAGCGGCAACTGCTCCTCCGGCGGCACCACGTTCTTCCAGCCCGTCACCGAGGCGCTCAGCGCCTACGGCGTCAGCGTCTTCTAG